The following proteins are encoded in a genomic region of Ostrea edulis chromosome 7, xbOstEdul1.1, whole genome shotgun sequence:
- the LOC125653582 gene encoding uncharacterized protein LOC125653582, whose translation MSTLLSWYLVACLSVIIWNVLHSQTLYDNDCDQYEIYNQDRKITALRTALDETENLIEETTTRLKYVLRSSKNDPVNNAYNDLLRMYGSQITPTDNTIDEMCKRHPNLIIGKTTQCQQYYNCTGEVEDLSSYAGAYWPSKYLHECHYPFLFSKDTLQCENYTEVDCGTRYKPIWECRYLRFHLEYSMGACERTYPNCEKKKDGFWRDDASQYRWNYYKICQNGRTIATGQCPYNDIWGISSYPYNGECVHLFAIPKEFLASAYLPSCKGTPDGNYRYPIGLCDAYYSCEGGNATAVKCPTDTVFDMVNRTCEVRGRCQ comes from the exons ATGTCTACCTTACTATCATGGTATTTAGTAGCTTGTCTGTCCGTTATAATATGGAACGTCTTACATTCACAGACATTGTATGACAACGATTGCGACCAATATGAAATCTACAACCAGGATAGAAAAATAACAGCTTTACGAACAGCGTTAGACGAAACCGAAAATCTGATCGAGGAAACAACAACACGTTTAAAATACGTCCTCAGAAGTAGTAAAAATGATCCAGTCAATAATGCTTACAACGACTTACTGAGAATGTACGGCTCACAAATAACTCCTACAG ATAACACCATCGATGAAATGTGTAAACGACACCCAAATTTGATCATTGGAAAAACAACACAATGTCAACAATATTACAACTGCACCGGAGAAGTTGAAGATTTGAGTAGTTATGCTGGCGCGTATTGGCCTTCAAAGTATCTGCACGAGTGTCACTATCCATTTTTGTTCTCAAAGGACACACTTCAATGTGAAAATTATACCGAGGTTGATTGTGGAACACGATATAAACCAATCTGGGAAT GTAGATACTTAAGATTTCACCTCGAATATTCAATGGGTGCTTGTGAACGTACATACCCAAATTGCGAGAAAAAGAAGGATGGATTCTGGCGTGATGATGCCAGTCAGTATAGGTGgaattattacaaaatatgtcaAAATGGGAGAACAATCGCAACAGGACAGTGTCCATATAATGACATATGGGGTATTTCGTCTTATCCTTACAATGGGGAATGTGTTCATCTGTTTGCCATTCCAAAAGAGTTTTTAGCGAGTGCTTATCTTCCCTCTTGTAAAGGAACACCAGACGGAAATTACCGGTATCCTATTGGTCTCTGTGACGCTTACTATAGCTGTGAAGGTGGTAATGCTACTGCTGTGAAATGTCCAACAGACACTGTATTTGACATGGTTAATAGAACTTGTGAAGTCAGAGGTAGATGCCAATAA